A genome region from Pararge aegeria unplaced genomic scaffold, ilParAegt1.1, whole genome shotgun sequence includes the following:
- the LOC120636917 gene encoding uncharacterized protein LOC120636917: protein MSEKSKGDAIIGGSDMSESDGININILNEQQFNENAERIDSPILMRPDKRGRSDSGKDDVDGDEGFTTVERRRKRLARSSTQINVSENLYEISITSLEILPKQISLAKFLRSLSIPSILKVKYKSPYKVIVTFASKNDADILLNCPKLVDLGYRCQFTHEINLAYGIVKQVELEVNDEELQKIFVCDCEIVSVKRLKRLTEDGKWIDSETVRLSFRSSTLPSYVYAYGCRLKVERFIFPVTQCSRCWHFGHLMRACPTRKIICPKCGENHVNCETKSFRCVNCKGPHISLDKSCPVFKKEKEIRHVMSEEGVTYRKALEYYLEKEKDQNQVQKNYYETTAKSQTADITTHKLSYRDILVSQIYRGKANKEANDAKSEFDTERIQEMTVPGPTRRKKKKKRRQMSKEWTLDSEETQSEQENSQEEEMGKRKRESTAFSFKRCWLKLKAVFLADISFEEKIKNVMKIVWEELSSVLIKLVGEGFLQNILKYIFNG from the coding sequence atgagtgagAAAAGTAAGGGAGACGCAATTATTGGCGGTAGTGACATGAGTGAAAGTGACggtataaacattaatatattaaatgagcAACAATTTAATGAGAACGCGGAAAGAATAGACTCACCTATATTAATGAGACCGGACAAGCGAGGTAGGAGTGATAGCGGAAAGGATGATGTAGACGGTGATGAGGGCTTTACGACGGTGGAGAGAAGACGAAAACGCCTCGCTCGTAGTAGTACACAAATAAATGTAAGCgagaatttgtatgaaatttctaTAACATCTTTGGAGATATTACCTAAACAGATTAGCCTTGCGAAGTTCCTTCGATCACTAAGTATACCTAGCATAttgaaagttaaatataaaagccCCTACAAAGTAATAGTGACATTCGCATCGAAAAATGATGCAGATATCCTATTAAACTGTCCTAAACTGGTCGATTTGGGATACAGATGTCAATTTACGCATGAAATTAATTTAGCTTACGGCATAGTAAAGCAGGTTGAGCTAGAAGTTAATGACGAAGAATtacagaaaatatttgtttgtgacTGTGAGATCGTTTCTGTAAAAAGATTAAAGAGGCTAACAGAAGACGGAAAATGGATAGATAGTGAAACTGTGCGACTTAGTTTTAGAAGTTCTACATTACCTAGCTATGTCTATGCTTATGGTTGCAGGCTCAAAGTGGAACGGTTCATATTTCCAGTAACCCAATGTTCCAGATGCTGGCATTTTGGACATTTAATGCGGGCATGCCCTACAAGGAAGATAATTTGTCCTAAATGTGGGGAAAATCATGTTAATTGTGAAACAAAATCATTTAGATGTGTTAATTGTAAAGGACCACATATATCCTTGGATAAATCTTGTccagtatttaaaaaagaaaaggaaattCGTCATGTTATGAGTGAAGAAGGAGTGACATACCGAAAAGCACTAgagtattatttggaaaaagAGAAGGATCAAAATCAGGTTCAGAAGAACTATTATGAAACTACAGCCAAGAGCCAAACAGCAGACATCACAACTCATAAGTTATCATACAGGGATATTCTAGTAAGTCAAATTTATAGGGGGAAAGCTAATAAAGAAGCTAATGATGCCAAAAGTGAATTTGATACTGAAAGGATACAAGAAATGACTGTTCCTGGACCTACAAGacgtaaaaagaaaaagaagagacgGCAAATGAGTAAAGAGTGGACGTTGGATAGTGAAGAAACCCAATCGGAGCAGGAGAATAGTCAGGAGGAGGAGATGGGCAAACGAAAGAGAGAGTCTACTGCCTTTTCTTTTAAGCGATGCTGGCTGAAATTGAAGGCGGTTTTTTTAGCAGACATTTCTTTTGaagaaaaaatcaaaaatgttatgaaaattgtgTGGGAAGAGTTGTCATCggtgttaattaaattagtGGGGGAAGgttttttgcaaaatattttaaagtatattttta